ATGATGCTTTTTACATGGAAAAAAGTTCAGAAATTGTTGCTGTGGTTATTTGCATTAAGTGTTGTCGTTGGAATATCAATGCATCCAACACCAGCCACCTCCAAGGAATTACCTCAAGCGTCTAAAGCTAAACCTGCGCTCGTTCTCGTTCATGGGGCTTATGCTGACGGTACATCATGGCAACACGTCATTCCATTGTTGGAGCAAGATGGCTACAAGGTGACTGCTGTGCAGATTCCGCTCACCTCGCTTGCTGATGATGTCGCAACGACGAAGCGGGTGATTAATAATCAAAAAGGTTCCGTTGTTTTGGTCGGACATTCCTATGGTGGAAATGTGATTACGGGTGCAGCGGCTGGCAATTCACAGGTGAAAGCTCTGGTTTATGTTAATGCTTTCGCACCAGATGTCGGTGAAAAGACGAGTGATTTGAATAAAAGGTACGCAGCACCTCCGATTAGTACAGCAATTGTGTCTGATGCTGCAAACTTTCTCTATGTAGATCGCGAGAAGTTTCACAAATTTTTTGCCCAAGACGTATCGAAGGCTGA
This DNA window, taken from Tolypothrix sp. NIES-4075, encodes the following:
- a CDS encoding alpha/beta fold hydrolase, which codes for MINDKNQRFQQFSKNTEAIAMMLFTWKKVQKLLLWLFALSVVVGISMHPTPATSKELPQASKAKPALVLVHGAYADGTSWQHVIPLLEQDGYKVTAVQIPLTSLADDVATTKRVINNQKGSVVLVGHSYGGNVITGAAAGNSQVKALVYVNAFAPDVGEKTSDLNKRYAAPPISTAIVSDAANFLYVDREKFHKFFAQDVSKAEARVMAATQKLIASAAFEQSVNEIAWKTIPSWFIVTQSDV